Proteins encoded together in one Branchiostoma floridae strain S238N-H82 chromosome 18, Bfl_VNyyK, whole genome shotgun sequence window:
- the LOC118406178 gene encoding GDP-mannose 4,6 dehydratase-like: protein MENNKRPEEVDGESKDKPGNKVALITGISGQDGSYLAEFLLEKGYEVHGILRRASTFNTGRIVHLYGNPHTHTESGNFHLHYGDMTDSTCLMKVIAEVRPDEVYNLAAQSHVKVSFDLAEYTANVDGVGVLRILDAIRATGLSDTTKFYQASSSEMFGLVQEVPQRETTPFYPRSPYGAAKLYAYWVVVNYREAYDMFACNGILFNHESPRRGETFVTRKITRGVAKILLGQQNHITLGNLDAKRDWGHAKDYVKAMWLMLQHEKPEDFVIATGTSYSVREFVVASFKHIGVDIIWEGNGLEEVGKDRSTGTVRVRVSKRYYRPAEVEFLQGDSTKARKTLGWKPSVSFEDLVAEMVDADIEFMKANPTS, encoded by the coding sequence ATGGAAAACAACAAGAGGCCCGAAGAAGTTGATGGCGAGTCAAAAGACAAACCGGGAAACAAAGTGGCCCTGATTACTGGCATCAGCGGACAGGACGGATCGTATCTGGCGGAGTTTCTACTAGAGAAGGGATACGAGGTCCACGGCATACTTCGAAGGGCCTCAACGTTTAACACAGGTCGGATTGTACATCTCTACGGCAATCCCCATACCCACACAGAATCCGGGAATTTCCACCTGCACTACGGAGACATGACTGACAGCACATGCCTCATGAAGGTCATCGCTGAGGTCCGCCCTGACGAGGTCTACAACCTGGCCGCGCAGAGTCACGTGAAAGTCTCGTTTGATCTCGCAGAATACACCGCAAACGTTGATGGTGTGGGCGTGCTACGAATTTTGGATGCCATACGGGCAACGGGCCTCTCAGACACCACCAAGTTCTATCAGGCATCGTCTAGTGAGATGTTTGGTTTGGTACAAGAGGTACCACAGAGAGAAACCACGCCATTTTACCCCAGATCCCCCTATGGAGCAGCCAAGCTGTACGCTTACTGGGTTGTGGTGAACTACAGGGAAGCCTACGACATGTTTGCCTGTAACGGTATCCTCTTCAACCACGAGAGTCCGCGGAGGGGGGAAACGTTTGTCACCAGGAAGATCACCCGAGGGGTGGCCAAAATTCTGCTAGGTCAGCAAAACCACATTACACTGGGGAACCTGGATGCTAAAAGGGACTGGGGGCATGCAAAGGACTATGTCAAAGCCATGTGGCTGATGCTACAGCATGAGAAACCAGAGGACTTTGTTATAGCCACAGGAACGTCATACAGCGTCAGGGAGTTTGTCGTTGCATCATTCAAGCATATCGGAGTAGATATCATATGGGAAGGTAACGGGCTGGAAGAGGTAGGCAAGGACAGATCAACTGGCACCGTACGGGTCAGAGTCTCCAAGAGATACTACAGGCCAGCAGAGGTGGAGTTCCTCCAAGGAGACAGCACAAAGGCCAGAAAAACACTCGGCTGGAAGCCGTCAGTTTCCTTTGAGGATCTTGTTGCTGAGATGGTGGATGCTGATATTGAGTTCATGAAAGCAAATCCTACTTCCTGA
- the LOC118405927 gene encoding uncharacterized protein LOC118405927: protein MYSGNASPLNPAYVPNVRQPQAGGGQRHASAIIMGVAVAGLFVLTALFISTFIPGKQHSFTPTTWPNPTFTAQTDGSQLVDYTSPRVDYTSHHVDYTSPNLDYTSPQPTSTEGKEQGEVEETTSAVGGKKHEAGIMLREQCSVVASPSKEVYMSGASNRRVIILDPRGLRSFSTIASETECEAIDPDDISIGGRGRLWGIGNCYPSATGLIVRYTKKELDTSTLHPFLPTNTCLGILVEALGDRRVKVTFYSDYLLVTVRHVSGTVVRKFRVRNGFRMQQGWGDGYPGLVTVGRGGNLSVADHWDIHVYAYNGTGHHLLRFGDGDITEIMAIFGMCISKCIFPHY, encoded by the exons ATGTACAGTGGGAACGCGTCACCGCTCAACCCAGCCTACGTCCCAAATGTTCGGCAACCACAGGCAGGTGGAG GTCAAAGGCACGCTAGTGCCATCATCATGGGAGTAGCCGTGGCAGGACTGTTTGTTCTTACAGCTCTCTTCATTTCAACCTTCATACCAGGAAAACAACACAGTTTCACACCAACG ACATGGCCGAACCCCACCTTCACAGCCCAAACGGATGGAAGCCAACTTGTGGACTACACGTCACCTCGTGTGGACTACACGTCACATCATGTGGACTACACGTCACCCAATTTGGACTACACGTCACCTCAACCAACCAGCACTGAAG GAAAAGAACAAGGCGAAGTCGAAGAAACAACAAGTGCCGTAGGCGGAAAGAAACATGAAGCGGGAATAATGCTCCGTGAACAATGTAGTGTTGTCGCGTCGCCTAGCAAAGAGGTATATATGTCTGGCGCCTCAAACAGGCGGGTCATAATACTGGACCCAAGAGGCCTCCGCAGTTTTTCCACCATCGCGTCAGAGACTGAGTGCGAGGCGATAGATCCCGACGACATTTCCATCGGCGGGAGGGGCCGCCTATGGGGCATTGGGAACTGTTACCCATCTGCTACAGGGCTAATTGTGAGGTACACAAAGAAGGAGCTTGACACTTCAACATTACATCCCTTCCTGCCTACCAATACATGCCTTGGCATTTTGGTGGAAGCACTTGGCGATCGTCGTGTAAAAGTAACGTTCTATTCTGACTATTTACTGGTAACGGTTAGGCATGTGAGCGGCACGGTTGTTCGCAAATTCAGGGTGCGGAACGGTTTCAGGATGCAGCAGGGTTGGGGGGACGGGTACCCCGGACTGGTCACGGTAGGGCGGGGTGGAAACCTGTCTGTGGCCGACCACTGGGACATTCATGTGTACGCGTATAACGGAACCGGTCACCATCTCCTCAGGTTCGGAGATGGTGACATAACAGAAATCATGGCAATATTTGGCATGTGTATAAGCAAATGTATATTCCCCCACTATTGA